In Oryza sativa Japonica Group chromosome 1, ASM3414082v1, the genomic stretch gcatctccaacataCTCTCTAAATCTGACTCTCCAAATATCTATTTGGCCagcttgccaaaaaaaaaaaggagagccAAATTTATATTTCACTCCAACAGCCTGTCTATTACATTCTCTATTCTAACCataggtcccacatgtcattttctCACTCACATTATTCCCCTCTCTATCTCGATTGCAACGGGATGGAGGACCAAGTGAGGATGGTGGTAGTTGGAAGACATAAgtggcggcgaggacgcggccaAGGAAGAGGAAAACGGCAACGACGCGATAGCGAGAACTCGCCACCTACTGGGCGCGGCTTAGGGGAGGGGGGGCTGCTTCTCCACTGTCAATAGGGCCCCATCGCTTGCACACTTTCGGGACCCCTCTCGGGATGTGGAGATTGTCGCCACTGCCGACACACGATAGCCCCAAGCTTGCCTCACTAAAGTCTAGCCCGTGTTGCTAATGCTACTCGCGCCAGTAGgggaggtgacggcggcggaggccaatTCAGCGCAGAGGATGGCGAGGAAGGCAGGGACGGAGACAGAGGATGAGGAGGCGTCGGCGTTGGAGGGCATGTGCTGGAGAGAGAGGCGGCTTGGAGGGACGAGCGCGACAGGAGGCGCACGAGGAGGATAGTAGCCGCCTACCTTGTGGACGCCGACTCCAGAGGCAGGGAGAGGGGGGGGAGTGTTTCCAACCAGGGCACCAAAGGGAGAGGTAGTTCGCAGCAGCGCTATTGCTCCTCCTCGCACGttggaggaggcgagggggggaggggggagtaTTTGGCCAGCCATATGGCTTATGGCTTGGCCATTTGGATAGAAAGGTCGTTGaagggcttttttttttcttcacgaGCTAAATTTTGGTTTGGAGAACCACCTAGGCATTCTCTCGGAGATGCTCTGTAGGCTTGTCGATTGTAGACTAGGGGCATATTACTAGTCGTTAAAAAAATTGAGTTTGTCTTCTTCTCCCATCTGTCTTTTCATCTACATATCTCCAATCTCGTGTGGAGTGCCGCTCCAATAGACGACAGATGAAACAATGATTCTAGACTAGAGAAAGAAAAGATCTCAAATCCAAAGTTCAATTTCTCTTTTATAATTCTATTCAGGTTTTCTCCTATAAGTAATCTTTAGTTTCTCTCATCTAACTAGGGTATAGGTGGCAGATACGGCAGGTTCGGCAGAGGCATCTACCTCAACTAGGCATAGGTGGCAGATATGGCAGTGTCGGCAGAGGCCAGCAATGGAGGCCAGATAACTCCTGGTTGTAGTACCCTCtgtgatctctctctctctctctctcgtgtcccatgaactactccctccgtcccataatataagggattttgagtttttgcttgtactgtttaaccattcgtcttattcaaaaaattttagaattattatttattttctttgtgacttatttttttatctaaagtactttaagcacaatttttcgtttttatatttgcacaatttttttttgaatataaCGATTGGTCAAATATtataagtaaaaactcaaaatccaaacggagggagtactgtttTTCTGAAGTTTCTCAAGGTCAGTTGTTGAAGTATTGCTACTGCTAGGTACGTGCAAGAATAAGAATTTTGATAAGCATTGATACTTTTAGGTGGTGTTACTAATTAAGAACGAGCGGTACGAAAGAACAAGAATGAAGAAACTTGTTGACAAGAACTACTAATTTGAGCCATTCTGAATTTTGAGAAGAAACTAATTTCGTTTATGCCAGCATCTAGTTCTACCACCGTAACAAACAATAACCAATCTATCCATCTCcgttataacaaaataaaattaagcATTATCGATATAAAAAATCGACCATCATATATTACTTACAAAAACTTATCCATCTACAACATACATTACCACCATGATTTAAACATGACCCTGAATCaaacaaattatcaaaatttaacaTAAACTTACAATGCCTACCAAATCATCCTATAAATAATTCAATATAATTTGCACATATGCAAACAATTCTCATCCACACAAAATTCCAACCTCTAAATTAGCAACACACTTATCTCAGTCATACTTCGGGCTCAAAAGAACTCCTGATCTCCTAATCTCCAAATCATCTCGTAAAACTGACAAAAAGAAAGCGAGCCGGAGGAAGATAACCTTTCCTTATCAAATTGCTCACGAAATCCACTATAAAACGGATCTATATCAACCAGATTTGAAGAGATTTTGAGAGAGGAGCACAGCTTTCTTAGTTGGCTGCGAAGTGGAAGAAAGGCGCTGCGCAGCCCTCTTGAAGCTACACAGGAAATTTAGCCATCTTGCATGCCTTGCTTGCAGAAATATTTGTGCAAAGCTACATCATGATATAGGTGGCACATAAGTGAACACTACCTGGAGGTATCATTTCCCcatcatttttattttgctCAGATTGTCTTGTAGCCATTTGTGTGAAAGATGAGAGCTAGAGATCTTCAGTATAGGCCTCAAAATTGAGATGTGATTCTGTTGCACAGTAACTAAGCATTTGATGTTGTAATGTGTAAACAAGTTTTATGTTGTGCAGGATGAGCCAACCAGCGAACAGATGTGACGAATAATATCAGTTGAAGCATTAGGACGAGCTGCACTTAATGCCTTCTGAGACATGTCCGACATCAATTTCTCATCACCTGAAAAATGAAAATTGCTCAGTACACATCACTGTGACCAAAGAACAAGATTACCACGAAACAGAAAAGAGTTAAATGATCAATCAGATGCTATGGACATTGGTATGAAATTCTAAATGATCAATTTGGGTATAGGATCTATTCCAGACTTTTGAGCAACTTAGGGGGATCAGGTCATTGCCCAGTCATAGCCGTgcagaaaaatataaattattacCCATATTCTTGTCTATTCTGTTGGGTCAGCTGTGTTCAGCCACATGATTAAGACTGAATTTTACAGGTTCTTTGACCTGTATCCAATAGGAAAACCAAATTTTGATATGCAAATGTCATAAGTGTAATGTATATACTAGTGTACAGTGCTTTATGTATTTTGGCCTTTCACAAATATTTTACTTAGATCTGTAATTTGAACTGTCAAAACCTAAAAGTAATGTATGATGAATATTGGATATATGTCAAGATTATACCAAATTTGAGGTAGTGCAAAATTGGGACGAGAAATTTTACTTACAAGTAATTACTACTCTTGAACTACCCACAAATGGTGTTAGATTTCATTCACACTACCAAACTTTGGCATCAAACCAAATGGTAGCCTTTAGCAAATTCCTTTTGCGTACTCACTTGTGGAGCCATTAGCCATTTGCTATGGCCAATTGGCCATAGCAATAAAAACTAACCAGAAGCCAGAAGTAACAAAAACCAGCAGAAAGACCATTGGAATATTGGATATATGTCAAGATTTATCTGTCCTAGTTTAGTCAGTTCTGATCTTGCAGATATGGCACGCCACAATTCAATAAATTAAGTCACGAACTCCGAATTTACTGTGTTTAAGATTAGCATGTATAAGTCATGAAATTAAATACAGATGCCACGTACCGAAAACTTCATCAATTATAGATCTGAGACTACTAGAATCAAGTTCATCTTCTGTTATGACCTTTGCTCCCATGACATCAGCCATAATATATGCATTTTTGGTTTGATGGTCATCCACCATTGTTGGTAAGGGTATCTGAAGAAAGAGGGAATAACTCAAATTTGTGCAAAAACAAGTGATAAAAAAGATGTTTACTAAAATGTTTATCACTGCATCTCAAACTTTGCCATAACATGTTTACAGCAAACCACCAAACAGTATGGACCATACTGTTACTTATCTAGTCTCCAACAAACAAATCAGTGCTGCATGTACCAACCATGATGATAGACTAGGTACTGAATCTATGTGTTATGCTAGACTATTGTAGAGTTAAACATGTATCCAGTAATAAATACTCTGTAACTCTCTGTACATATCTTGTATAACTATGAAAAGCATGGCCTCTGAAaacatattattattttatttcagttGCCTTAAACATTGACTTCATCACATAGCTTGTAAAAAAATCCGAGCTACATATATCAATAATCGAAGGATAGAACAAGTTATTAATGAAAGGTTAATGCATGACACTGAGATTGATGAAGCATAAGTCTTCTGCTCTTCATTTCATCTGATTAATATGTTTCAATGAGCTGTTAAGATACTGCTAAAAATATACAAAAGGGCAAGGAACATAACCCTTATACTAGAAGCATAGAAGTAAAAAGACTTGCTATTCAGAATTTTGCAACGCCATCTCCAActgcttgtaactttgtttaaCAGTTACATATTTATGTGCCGCATGACATGGCCAGCAATGACTAAAACTCAGGGACCAAACATGGGCATTCTTAGATGCACCAAGAAGGATCACAAGGTAAAACGCATTGATTAGGCAACTAAAAGCCTAGAACTACATGCCCTTGTTTCATAGAATCCATTGTGTACAGTACCCATTAATGACCAGCAAGCAATTAGCCTTTCATATTGTTTGCAAATTGAAAGGTCTACGCATATATTATCGGTGCTCCAGACAGGCTACCATATGGTAATTTCTTAAGCTGTTACAAGATTAATATTCATTGCAGAACAAGTGGTTTTGTACTGAACACATATATGTTTATCGGatgatatttttataaaagaTAGAACACATAAAGTACATATGTTGAAAAGAAATGGAGTTCCATGACAGTATATGATACCAAAATTGATGGTTTCCCAGTGACCAGTACTTCAGTGCAACTCATAGAACCAGCTCGAGAAACTACAACATCAGCAGCAGCATATGCTTTGTCCAATTCATGCAAGAACCTTCAAAGAGGAAACAACATATATCATCAGCACACAGAACTGACTGTGAACTTAAAAATATGATAATTGTTCAACCTATACTTTACCAATCATCCTACTGCACAGAGCATTAAAAGCATTCCCAAAGAACATGCCCTTGACAAGCTGCAAATTTCTAGAATAAGGTAAAGGTAGTGGTGATGGTGAATCTCCTATCGGACCTCACCCAGTGTTACCACTACACACCACAGTATTTTATGAATTGTTCCTGAATTCCTTAATATTACAAAATAAATCTTCCGCATGCATTTCTCCTCTTACTTGCCCTTTCTATTCATGATTTTACACAGAAAGTTCCAAGATGACCGAATTGCCATGTGTCAGTTCATTTTACAATTAGCATGACCAAACACTGTCAAATGTTCCTTATAACAGATGTTTGATGAAAGATCCTTctatttgttttgaaaaatctTAGGATCAACATGATTCATTTTTTATCCATGGCATATATTTACCTAGTACTCCCTTTGGTAAAAAGTATTTAACTTTCAGGACAAGATTcggtcaaacttttaaaattctgACCATCAACAATTTCTTAAATGCTTAGTTTAAGAAACAAGAAATGGAATATGTAGATTTGCCTAAAAAAATACTATCATAATATCATAAGcttcttatatttttaaaacttattGCAATGTTAAATTGATTGTTAGAATTTTAGAAGTGTGGCCGAATGTTGTCCTAAACATCAAATAATATttaccggagggagtatatcacaaTCTTGGAAAACCTGCAAGCTGGATTCTGCATATGATAATTAGAGAAGTAGAGAACCAAACGGTATCTTTGGAAGTTTGGATTGTACAATTTTCAATGGGAATTTTGGATGATTCTAATCTTTCAAAGCTTTTCTTACATGTGTTGTCTAGAacatataattattttcttatGCTCCCAAACAGGAAAATAACCATGAGTTCAGATAACCTgatatttattttcctttttagaaGTTCAGGACATTTTCTCTCTACATACTTTTCTAGAAATGGTCCCTTCAAAATACATGACATCGTAGGAATCACCGAGCACATGACCTTCAGTACCTTGTTTATGAAGCAATGTCATGCTTCATAATACATGGCATTCCGATACTACAATTCTACGGTTCacgtgattcttttttttttccttccaagAGACCCTAAATAAGTTTTGCTGAAGCCATGTAATGACTGAATGATTCGGGAATGGGTTTGAGTTTACTGAATAAACCAAAGCTAGAATGTATGGTCACTTTAATAGTTTCTACTACCTTCTTTCATATTCAAGATAATGTCAAAAGATGATGCTCTTACTACCATTATATACTGGACTGAAAGAATAAGGAAGAAAAGAGAGTATTTCCCTGAGAAAGCAGAGTATTTCCCTAAGAGAACAAAAAAAGAGCCTAAACAAATATGATCAGTTCCATCGAATAAGGATAATTTGGCTATATAACACCAGCATTCCGAACTGAATTCCTCCCTTGAACTTCCATTGCTCACTACTAACTTGCTAGTTGTGTGCATCCATTACTTCCATTACCATAGAAATACTAACTAGCCGTCATACATgtgtaaaatataaatttaaggATGATTGGCCATCTTAATTTCTACCAAATTTTGACTAGTTCTATTGAAACAATCAGAAATGTAGTAGATGCTAATTATGAGAAGCACACAAAAGTAACAGCTGGATGCTCAGATCAATCTAGTGGCTAAACAGCACCGGAGAAATCCAAACGAAAGGAACTCACGGGGTAAGAAGTAGCCGGCGGTGGCTCCTGACGAGGCTCTCCATCTCGCAGAACCCCTCCGGCCCTGTCTGCCATATGATGTACctattcctcctctctctcagcaTCTCGTAGTACATGTTCAGCAACGCGACATTGATCTCCGGCGACCCCTCCGTACCACCAAGCACGAGCAGAACCTCCACCCCTTCCTCGCCCACAGTCCCAATCCTCGGGAAGAAACTCGCCATGGCGTCGGCCTTGGAGATCCGGCACTTGCGGATGGACATGCGGACGGGGTTCCCGTAGACGGCGCACTTGCGCTtggggaggaggcggacggGGGCGTTGAAGCCCAGGAAGATGCGGCGGGCGAGGGGCGCCAGAAGGCgggtggcgggggccgggccgGCGTCCTGGTCCTGGATCACGAAGGGGACGccgaggaggagcgcggcgaggcaGGCCGGGAGTgccggtgcgccgccggtggcgacgAGCACGTGGGGGCGGAAGCGGCGGAGGTGCAGCGCCGCGTCGAGGACCGCGTGCGGGAGGCAGCGCGGGATGGGGGCGAACGGGtagggcgcggaggcggccgcgTCGGACTCGAGGGAGGGGGGCGGGGCGCCGAGGAAGAGGGAGGCGGAGGACGGGAGAGAGGcgtggagctcgtcggcgagcgCGATCGCCGCGTAGACgtggccccccgcgccgccgcacgcgaACGCGACGCGGAGTGGGTCGGGGTCGGAGGCGGAGTCGGAGAGGCGGCAGCGGAGGTGGAGggagcgggcgcggcggcgcgcgggagagggggagagggtgAGGCGTCTGGCGCCGCGGAGGCCGCGAGGTGGATCGTCCGGGCTGTTGTATTGGGTGAAGCGAGGTAGAAGCGGAGaccgcggcagcggcagcggcagcggccgcggcgcggggcgggcgGTGGCTGCCATTccttccggcgacggcggaatGGGGGAGCACGAGAGCGAGGGAGGGTGGCGCGGGCGCTTGTGAACGGGTGGGGTGGTACAGGACAGGAGCACGTGGCCCCCGTGctccattgttttttttcttttctttttgaagaCTGTGTTCCATAGTTCAACCCACCTTCGGACAAAAGAGAAAAATCGAACATGCTTCATGCGAACACGCTTCATGTAAGTCTTTGCTTTCAAGTGTGCATGGGGTGTGGGACCAGAAAGCCCGACGAAGAACATTCTCTCCATATTCATTCACCTCATCGAGAATAGCCATGTGTGTGCCCGGGTTTCTTGCCTGCATCACCTCCAATAGTGGGGGAAGATTGTGATAAGAATCCTCATAAGTTCCAAACCTCATCTCCAATGCTTTCTGTTttgccctccaagccttgtcGTACGATATCTCATATCTGTACTCTTTCTCAACGTCATGCATTATGGTGAAAGGGGACAAAGATGTTTTTCTAACCACCTTTGAATATACCATTTGTGCCACAAATGTCACTGTCAGGTTTCTGTGCACCAGACGGGTATTCTCCAACAAACACGTATGTTGCTCAACCCTCGAAGCTACCCATAAAGTGTCATGTTGTGGCTTGTAACCATGCACTCTCCAAGGACATCCACCCTGTATGCACTTCACGTCATACGTCGTCCTATTTGAAACCTTCAccctgaactcacgcttctGGACAAATACCCACCTCTTCACCGCATCTTGTAAGTGACCTTTGTCATGAAACATCTGTCCAACTTTCACCTGCTTACTATCATAACACCAGTGGGCATCTAAACCATCGTTTACCTTCATACGACTCATTGATATGGTCGTCCAATCATCGGGTATGTTAGTTTCGTTGTCCCACAGTGTTGTATCTTCTCCTTCCACTACAAGCGCAAGGTATTCCTCGTTTTCCAGTTCCATCTGATCCACTACCGCCTCATTCTCCTCCGCTGCATCAACACGCATAGGCGAATCCGGTTCTTCATCGTCCGAGTCGTTGGCCTCACGATTAGTACCACGAACAATGACCTCTCCTTGTGTATTACCCTCTACTACTTCTTCCCCTCAACCTTACTCAGTCCGCCAAACATTTTCAGCTTATCCACCTTCCAACGGAGTTTCTTCCACCACGGCATGACTTGACTCCCCCGATAGATCAACACATGTTGTCTTCTGCACCACTATTGCCAAGCTATAGCCTTTCTCCCTTactttactaacaaacttcctcCAACTCCCAGTTGACGCAACCTTCACTACTCTCCACTGCCATCCATGTTGACCCCTCACTGGCCACACGGCatttatgacaaatttatcGTGCACTGGATCTACCCCAAACATATTATACAACCACCCTAACACGTCGTTCAAACCCATATGCTCTGGTGCATTCAAACTAGTATCATGGAAGGCATATACAGTCAAATCCACCCCGCTATCACATATTTGTATAGGAGCATCGCCATAATACAGACGAATGGGCATATCACCTGACATCCTGATAAAACATGACAAATAGTCTCACGTTTAATCATTTAATCATTCGATAATTACCCTATTACAACTTATACTATATTGCCGTGTACTAATTTACAACTATTAGTAACAAACATCTAGTTtaataatccaaataaaatataacaccttTGTACCTATTTTAACACACAACATATCAATAATATGTACTAACTAAGAACTAATTTAACCGTACAATTACTTAAATACCTCTACCAACATTTAGCAATAACAAATATGTGCTAACCATACATACTAACATCGAACAATGTGAAACAATTAACAACTCTTAaaccaattttttattaaactttcatatgcattgtacttagggattactaatgtataccttaacttcactgctggagggcgtcgccaaccctttcctcccggccggcgcctcctcggcctcctctccggcctgctatcccctcccctcgctccctccggcgctcacggcgacgatgtggcgactctcggcggcggctggcgatgtGGTCCTCAAACAAATCGAACTCGCGGCCTGGGTGGACGGGGCTTTAAGCCGGCCTGTCGAACGCCCATTGTTCGACAGGGTCGGTGGAGGGCCCTATCGAACGCCCCCGGTTCGACAGGCTTCGCGGCGCCGGGTGGTGGGCCCtgtcgaactccctccgttcgACAGGTGAGCGTGTCGAACGACAGCCGTTCGACAGGGCTTTGTCGACTGCCCGTCGTTCGATAGGTGCCCTATCGAATtgcacccgttcgacagggacctactttcgcgattttccccggttggccactacttttgcgattttccataaaaataatattaattctcaaaaaaattctataccaGACGCATTCTGAATGCCGAGCACTAGAACGGCAGAGTACATTGAGCCCATGGAATTAAACAAATCTTGTGGTTTCGTTCTGTAAGGTGTACAGACATGTGATGCACTTCAAGGAccaaaataatgaaaaaaaagacattatcttcttgactagaaaaaaaaagttcttatGATAAATGGAAGACCCACCTTTTCATGCCAAGGTTCCAAAATACTGTGCCAAAAAGCAGTGCAATGACAGTAGTAACAAAAAATCTACGTCCAGTGTAATGAATATTCCTCCAATACAACAAATTTTGCTTCTACAAGCATATTAGGCATTGCTTGAAGAAAGTCTGTGAATATTTATTGGGGAAAAGGAGATCACCAGAGTTAGCAGGAGCCCTGCTTATTTCTTCTATCAAGGCCTTGTTTCTCCTAAAACCATAAATACAGCTTATATCATATTAGTATTGCACATCTTAAAAATACAatgcaaaataaaattaatttgcatTGGAAAAATATAGTTCAAGGAGAATAAATATAATAGAGGACAATAAagtttttttctccaaaaagcAGGACAACAAAAAGGAATTAACAAGCATACACTAAATTTATCTCATAACAAAAAGGAATTAACAAGCATACACTAGGATATGCTTTTTATCTCATAACAAAAAGGAATTAACAAGCatacactaaattttttttaacagataTATTCATCAGATGTAAGAGATATGGCAGTGATTCATTATCCATCTCAGTTTAGCAACAGATGACCATAAAAATGTAAATAATGGATAATTTAGTTTTATTATGGTTGTTTACTTACACAAGGACCAATATGCTCGCTAAAAAATATAGTGTCCAATCCCTGGCAAAATACCTACTTCGCAGCTAtttccccaaatttttttttaggaaataaACAAAAGACTTGCGCACCTCTGTATTAAGATTAGAGAACAGATACAAAAGCCGACTTAGTGGGGTCGACCCTCCCAAATGCTAGTACAATCTAAGTGCCGTGACAACATAGAGCAACCGagaaaaacaattacacagCGATATGA encodes the following:
- the LOC4323966 gene encoding uncharacterized protein, coding for MAATARPAPRPLPLPLPRSPLLPRFTQYNSPDDPPRGLRGARRLTLSPSPARRRARSLHLRCRLSDSASDPDPLRVAFACGGAGGHVYAAIALADELHASLPSSASLFLGAPPPSLESDAAASAPYPFAPIPRCLPHAVLDAALHLRRFRPHVLVATGGAPALPACLAALLLGVPFVIQDQDAGPAPATRLLAPLARRIFLGFNAPVRLLPKRKCAVYGNPVRMSIRKCRISKADAMASFFPRIGTVGEEGVEVLLVLGGTEGSPEINVALLNMYYEMLRERRNRYIIWQTGPEGFCEMESLVRSHRRLLLTPFLHELDKAYAAADVVVSRAGSMSCTEVLVTGKPSILIPLPTMVDDHQTKNAYIMADVMGAKVITEDELDSSSLRSIIDEVFGDEKLMSDMSQKALSAARPNASTDIIRHICSLVGSSCTT